In Micromonospora sp. LH3U1, one genomic interval encodes:
- a CDS encoding UDP-glucose dehydrogenase family protein has translation MTIPYPTIQPTPVIAAVTPPSGAPRPRVTFLGTGYLGATYAICYAELGYDVLGFDVDADKIAMLNAGQVPIHEPGLDELLRRNLAAGRLRFSTDIAETAEFGDVHFICVGTPQRADGMGADLSYVEASVTSLAQHLTRKSLIVGKSTVPVGTADWVEQLVGKHTPNDLGVEVAWSPEFLQEGFAVDDVLRPNRIVVGVKSEWANGMLYAAHKGVFDLAATEDREVPLVVTDFATAELVKVAANAFLATKISFINAMAEVCEASGGDVSQLARAIGYDPRIGNRFLQAGLGFGGACLPKDIRAFQARAQELGAGEALRFLHEVDLINLRRRTRVLQLAADLLGRRSGPAGPDFSGTRIAVLGATFKPNTDDVRDAPALAVAALLHKAGADVHVYDPQGTENARRAVPELTYETSINEAVTGADLVCVLTEWADFRNADPVALGELVNGRKVVDGRNCLDSALWTQAGWEYRGMGRP, from the coding sequence GTGACGATCCCCTACCCCACCATCCAGCCGACTCCCGTCATTGCCGCGGTGACACCGCCCTCGGGCGCACCCCGGCCGCGGGTGACGTTCCTGGGGACCGGCTACCTCGGCGCGACGTACGCCATCTGCTACGCCGAACTGGGGTACGACGTGCTCGGGTTCGACGTCGACGCCGACAAGATCGCGATGTTGAACGCTGGTCAGGTGCCGATCCACGAGCCCGGCCTGGACGAGCTGCTCCGGCGTAACCTCGCCGCCGGCCGTCTCCGGTTCAGCACCGACATCGCCGAGACCGCCGAATTCGGTGACGTGCACTTCATCTGCGTCGGCACCCCCCAGCGGGCCGACGGGATGGGGGCCGACCTGTCGTACGTCGAGGCGTCGGTCACCAGCCTCGCGCAGCACCTCACCCGCAAGTCGCTGATCGTCGGCAAGTCCACCGTGCCGGTCGGCACCGCCGACTGGGTCGAGCAGCTCGTCGGCAAGCACACCCCCAACGACCTGGGCGTCGAGGTGGCGTGGAGCCCCGAGTTCCTCCAGGAGGGCTTCGCCGTCGACGACGTCCTGCGCCCCAACCGGATCGTGGTCGGCGTGAAGAGCGAGTGGGCCAACGGCATGCTCTACGCGGCGCACAAGGGCGTGTTCGACCTGGCCGCCACGGAGGACCGCGAGGTGCCCCTGGTGGTCACCGACTTCGCCACCGCCGAGCTGGTCAAGGTCGCCGCGAACGCCTTCCTGGCCACCAAGATCTCCTTTATCAACGCGATGGCCGAGGTCTGCGAGGCCTCCGGCGGCGACGTCAGCCAGCTGGCCCGCGCGATCGGTTACGACCCGCGGATCGGCAACCGGTTCCTCCAGGCCGGCCTCGGCTTCGGAGGCGCCTGCCTGCCCAAGGACATCCGGGCCTTCCAGGCCCGCGCTCAGGAGCTGGGCGCCGGCGAGGCGCTGCGCTTCCTGCACGAGGTCGACCTGATCAACCTGCGCCGCCGCACCCGGGTACTCCAGCTCGCCGCGGACCTGCTCGGCCGCCGCTCCGGCCCGGCCGGCCCGGATTTCTCCGGCACCCGGATCGCCGTGCTCGGTGCCACCTTTAAGCCCAACACCGACGATGTCCGCGACGCTCCGGCGCTCGCCGTCGCCGCGCTGCTGCACAAGGCTGGCGCCGACGTGCACGTGTACGACCCGCAGGGCACCGAGAACGCCCGCCGCGCGGTCCCCGAGCTGACCTACGAGACCAGCATCAACGAAGCGGTCACCGGCGCCGACCTGGTCTGCGTCCTCACCGAGTGGGCCGACTTCCGCAACGCGGACCCGGTCGCCCTTGGCGAGTTGGTCAACGGCCGCAAGGTGGTCGACGGCCGCAACTGCCTCGACTCGGCACTGTGGACCCAGGCCGGCTGGGAGTACCGGGGCATGGGCCGCCCCTGA
- a CDS encoding acyl-CoA dehydrogenase family protein has protein sequence MAAGESFDVYRLPDEHQAIRDAVREVCTAKVAPHAAEADETGEFPKASYDALRAADFHAPHIPEEYGGAGADALATAIVIEEVARACASSSLIPAVNKLGTMPLLLSGSEEIKRRYLTPVAAGDAMFSYCLSEPEAGSDAASMTTRAVRDGDHWVLNGVKRWITNAGVSEFYTVFAVTDPASRSRGISAFVVEKSDIGVSFGAPEKKLGIKGSPTREVYLDNVRIPADRMIGAEGTGFATAMQTLDHTRVTIAAQAVGIAQGALDYAKGYVAERRQFGKAVAEFQGIQFMLADMGMKLEAARQLTYAAAGKSERGDADLTYFGAAAKCFASDAAMEITTDAVQLLGGYGYTRDYPVERMMRDAKITQIYEGTNQVQRIVMARQLLKG, from the coding sequence ATGGCCGCAGGGGAGTCGTTCGACGTCTACCGGTTGCCCGACGAGCACCAGGCGATCCGGGACGCGGTGCGTGAGGTCTGCACCGCGAAGGTGGCTCCACACGCCGCCGAGGCCGACGAGACCGGGGAGTTCCCCAAGGCGTCCTACGACGCCTTGCGGGCGGCGGACTTCCACGCCCCGCACATCCCCGAGGAGTACGGCGGCGCGGGCGCGGACGCGCTGGCCACCGCCATCGTGATCGAGGAGGTGGCCCGTGCCTGCGCGTCCTCCTCGCTGATCCCGGCGGTGAACAAGCTCGGCACGATGCCGCTCTTGTTGTCCGGTTCCGAGGAGATCAAGCGCCGCTACCTGACACCGGTCGCGGCCGGTGACGCCATGTTCTCGTACTGCCTCTCCGAGCCGGAGGCGGGTAGCGACGCGGCGTCGATGACCACGCGGGCCGTACGTGACGGGGATCACTGGGTGCTCAACGGGGTGAAGCGTTGGATCACCAACGCCGGCGTGTCCGAGTTCTACACCGTCTTCGCCGTCACGGATCCGGCTTCCCGGTCCCGGGGCATCTCGGCCTTCGTGGTCGAGAAGTCCGATATCGGGGTGAGCTTCGGCGCGCCGGAGAAGAAACTCGGCATCAAGGGCTCGCCCACCCGCGAGGTCTACCTCGACAACGTGCGGATCCCCGCAGACCGGATGATCGGCGCGGAGGGCACCGGCTTCGCCACCGCGATGCAGACCCTGGACCACACCCGGGTCACCATCGCCGCGCAGGCCGTCGGGATCGCGCAGGGCGCGCTCGACTACGCCAAGGGGTACGTGGCCGAGCGTCGGCAATTCGGCAAGGCGGTCGCCGAGTTCCAGGGGATTCAGTTCATGCTCGCCGACATGGGCATGAAACTGGAGGCGGCCCGGCAGCTCACGTACGCGGCGGCCGGCAAGTCCGAGCGCGGCGACGCGGACCTCACCTACTTTGGCGCGGCGGCCAAGTGCTTCGCCTCGGACGCCGCCATGGAGATCACCACCGATGCGGTGCAGCTGCTCGGTGGCTACGGCTACACCCGCGACTACCCGGTCGAGCGGATGATGCGAGACGCCAAGATCACTCAGATCTACGAGGGCACCAACCAGGTGCAGCGGATCGTCATGGCCCGGCAGCTCTTGAAGGGCTGA
- a CDS encoding MbtH family protein → MNILDNPDGRFFVVVNDEGQHSLWPDSLSLPAGWTVTHGPADRASCLDYVTAEWTDMRPRSLVTYLESAGREVA, encoded by the coding sequence GTGAACATTCTCGACAACCCCGACGGACGCTTCTTCGTGGTGGTGAACGACGAGGGACAGCACTCGCTGTGGCCCGACTCGCTCAGCCTGCCGGCCGGGTGGACGGTGACCCATGGGCCCGCCGATCGCGCCTCCTGTCTGGACTACGTCACCGCCGAATGGACGGACATGCGGCCGCGCAGCCTCGTGACGTACCTGGAGAGCGCCGGTCGGGAGGTGGCCTGA